A region of Polyodon spathula isolate WHYD16114869_AA chromosome 4, ASM1765450v1, whole genome shotgun sequence DNA encodes the following proteins:
- the LOC121314731 gene encoding cytosolic 5'-nucleotidase 3A, with protein sequence MDKAAVVKLGAVASASVCALFGGVVLAQYIFTKKKKAGRKTKIIEMMPEFQKKTVHIKDPERVEEIICGLIKGGAAKLQIITDFDMTLSKFANNGKRCPTCHNIIDNCKRVTEECRKKLLQLKDTYYPIEIDPNLTVEEKFPFMVEWYFKSHTLLIEQGLQKDKLPEIVRESDACLREGYEHFFDKLQEHNVPLFIFSAGLGDVLEEIIRQAGVYHPNVKVVSNFMEFDEHGVLKGFKGELIHVYNKHDGALKNTEYFKQLKDNCNIILLGDSLGDLNMADGVPNVENILKIGFLNDKVEERLEKYLDSYEIVLVKDETLEVPNSILQKIL encoded by the exons ATGGATAAGGCAGCGGTAGTAAAACTAGGGGCAGTGGCAAGTGCCAGTGTGTGTGCCCTCTTTGGTGGCGTGGTCTTAGCCCAGTACATCTTCACAAAGAAGAAGAAAGCGGGCCGGAAGACCAAGATCATTGAAATG ATGCCggagtttcaaaagaaaacagtcCACATCAAGGACCCAGAGAGAGTGGAGGAGATTATCTGCGGCCTTATTAAAGGAGGAGCTGCCAAACTCCAG ATTATTACAGACTTTGATATGACCTTAAGTAAGTTTGCCAACAATGGAAAAAGATGCCCGACGTGTCACA ACATTATTGACAACTGCAAAAGGGTCACAGAAGAATGCCGAAAGAAG CTCCTGCAACTTAAAGACACATACTATCCAATCGAAATAGACCCTAATCTGACTGTAGAGGAAAAGTTCCCATTCATGGTGGAATG GTATTTCAAATCCCACACCTTACTGATCGAACAGGGTCTACAGAAAGATAAGCTTCCAGAAATCGTGAGGGAATCAGATGCCTGTCTAAG GGAGGGCTATGAGCATTTCTTCGATAAGCTCCAGGAGCACAACGTCCCCTTGTTTATCTTCTCGGCCGGGCTGGGAGATGTCCTGGAGGAGATCATTCGGCAGGCCGGGGTCTACCACCCCAATGTCAAGGTGGTCTCAAACTTCATGGAATTTGACGAACAC GGCGTGTTGAAAGGTTTCAAAGGAGAGCTAATCCATGTGTATAACAAGCATGATGGAGCCCTGAAGAACACTGAATACTTCAAGCAGTTAAAGGACAACTGTAACATTATTCTCCTGGGAGACTCACTTGGTGACCTGAACATGGCAGATGGAGTGCCGAATGTAGAAAACATTCTCAAGATCGGCTTTTTAAATGATAAG GTGGAGGAACGCTTGGAAAAGTATTTGGACTCTTACGAAATTGTTTTGGTGAAGGATGAAACTTTGGAGGTGCCCAATTCCATCCTTCAGAAGATTCTTTAA